One window from the genome of Oryza glaberrima chromosome 3, OglaRS2, whole genome shotgun sequence encodes:
- the LOC127767405 gene encoding DNA-directed RNA polymerases II, IV and V subunit 6A-like: protein MADDDYNDMDMGYEDEPPEPEIEEGAEEEPENNNEDGPDEVVGAEAEDKEQEKTQRPRKTSKYMTKYERARILGTRALQISMNAPVMVELEGETDPLEIAMKELRARKIPFTIRRYLPDGSYEDWGVDELIVEDSWKRQVGGG from the exons ATGGCGGACGACGACTACAACGACATGGACATGGG GTATGAGGATGAGCCACCAGAACCTGAGATTGAG GAAGGGGCTGAAGAGGAACCTGAGAATAACAACGAGGATGGCCCTGATGAGGTTGTAGGGGCAGAGGCTGAAGATAAGGAGCAAGAAAAGACTCAGCGCCCACGCAAAACGTCAAAGTATATGACAAAGTATGAGCGTGCCCGCATCCTGGGTACACGTGCCTTACAGATAAG CATGAATGCTCCAGTTATGGTTGAGCTTGAGGGAGAAACTGATCCTCTTGAG ATTGCCATGAAAGAGCTGAGAGCACGCAAGATCCCATTCACAATTAGGCGGTACTTACCTGACGGAAG CTATGAGGACTGGGGCGTTGACGAGCTTATTGTGGAGGACTCCTGGAAACGCCAGGTTGGAGGCGGCTAA
- the LOC127767404 gene encoding protein POST-ILLUMINATION CHLOROPHYLL FLUORESCENCE INCREASE, chloroplastic, translating to MATLSSCSRLSTGGGAVQRRPRRPASAATITCHRSSSSSSSARVVRTGAAAAPAAATAPAVPQTNECSLPTWAEFELGKAPVYWKTMNGLPPSAGEGLILFYNPAATKMTPNAQFGIAFNGGFNQPIMCGGEPRQMTLQERGSADPPIYTIRIRVPQHAMTLVFSFTNGVDWDGPYTLKFRVPKPWLNKPLSFFNEGLADELNREGACDRAIFPDENVVITSCEMGSYYEEGGDRCKLDIVSGCMDPNSHMFDPLATVDDGSCPMDSDSEE from the exons ATGGCCACGCTCTCTTCCTGCAGCCGCCtgagcaccggcggcggcgccgtccagcGCCGTCCCCGGCGGCCGGCAAGCGCTGCGACCATCACCTGCCaccggagctcctcctcctcctcgtcggccagGGTAGTCCGCacaggcgccgccgcggcgcctgcCGCGGCCACGGCGCCCGCCGTGCCGCAGACCAACGA GTGCTCGCTTCCGACATGGGCGGAGTTCGAGCTGGGCAAGGCGCCGGTCTACTGGAAGACCATGAACGGTCTTCCTCCATCGGCT GGAGAGGGCCTGATCCTTTTCTACAACCCGGCAGCGACCAAGATGACCCCCAACGCTCAGTTTGGCATCGCGTTTAATG GTGGTTTTAACCAGCCGATCATGTGCGGTGGTGAGCCGAGGCAGATGACGCTGCAAGAGAGGGGATCAGCTGATCCTCCCATATACACCATCAGGATACGTGTGCCGCAGCATG CCATGACCCTCGTCTTCTCCTTCACAAACGGGGTGGATTGGGATGGACCGTACACCCTCAAGTTCAGGGTCCCCAAGCCATGGCTCAACAAGCCCTTGAGCTTCTTCAACGAG GGTCTAGCAGACGAACTGAACAGAGAAGGGGCATGCGACAGAGCCATCTTCCCAGACGAAAACGTTGTCATCACAAGCTGCGAGATGGGCAGCTACTACGAAGAGGGG GGAGATCGCTGCAAGCTGGACATTGTGTCAGGGTGCATGGATCCAAACTCGCACATGTTTGATCCACTCGCCACCGTGGATGACGGATCATGCCCAATGGATTCCGATTCCGAGGAATGA